A window of Cydia strobilella chromosome 10, ilCydStro3.1, whole genome shotgun sequence genomic DNA:
TCTATGTGGTTTGTCCAACTTAATGTTCGATCTAAGGTTAGACCCAaatttttagtataattttgtatCTTGGCCCTTACACTGGAACTTTGGGCTGCTTACCTATAAATGTggagaagtctgcaacgattttgatagcataggcAATGTAAGTGTTAATTGTACGTACGTATCataaattttacacgtcatgaAGCTAAAATGACAGGTCTGTAAATTTCcgtaagtttgacgtttaaaataacacttgcactgggTGTGCTATCGAAATCGTTGTAGACTTCTTGGTTCAACTCAAAATTCTATTGCATTacggaaataaaaataaaaaaacaagaaaccaACTACCTTTATGACATATTAATGCGTTTCAACAGCGCCCTTAGCCTCTAATGATACTAGAATTCTATACAAGAACATCCCAATATAGGATAGAGGATAGTTATTTGACAATAAAACACTAAAATAGATAACgaatatttattgattatttcCCCTTAAGCAACTGCATCGCTAACGCCTCCGCCTCCTGCACCGACAGGGCTGCGGCGACGTCCGTCAGCCGCGCTGCCTTGCGCGGCGCCACGCTAGCCTGCGGGATTCCTTTACTTTCAATCAACTTGCGTTTGAGGGGCCTGggaattaaaacaaatattatatatgGATCCAAATACAGATGTGTGATGTGCAAGTTAAtggacattttgtaattttatacagGATTTAATAGTTTTCAAAGCTTCCGAAGTTATTGAGCCTTTGTTCATGATGATGTGTTCCAAACACAATGTAGCTTGAGtattatgtggtattttctataaaaagggaccttattgtcgatggcgcttacgcccgtatttaacgatgctctgatataaatacaatgccgcgcgacgctgtgcggcgtaagcgccatcgacaataaagtcccttttcatagaaaatgccccatatgagtATGTAGATTATAAATGTTGTGATGTATAGATTctaattattactatttaataataataaaaattaagaatgaattaaaattaaaaaatacctgTGATATTTCTCTTCTTCAGATTCAGGTTCTGACTGTTCATTATCTGAGCCTATTCTATCATCTTCACCAGAATTCTGTTTATCACCACTACTATCACCATATTTCTTTGTATACACCTTATCTGGGTCTGGCAGCCATGACAGATCAGGGCCATCGGACTCTTCATCACTTCCAAAGTCATCTTTCTCTCCTTCCTCCTCCTTTCTTTTATTCTTAAGTTTTCTTTTCTGTTCCTTGTGTTTAGCTTTAACCTTTTCTCTGAACCTGATTTTGTCAAACTTGTCTTCCTCTTTAAGCACTTCTTTAGCCATCTCAATATCAATACCACCTACATTCTCATTGACAAATTTTTTGGCAAGCTCCGACTTTACATCCTTCTTTTCATCATCCAAAGCTTCACCCTCTTCTGTAAACTTCACTTTagtatttactttaattttctttttaagtaACTTCTTAGCAATAGCTGCTTTAGTCAAAGGTTTGGATTTATTCTTTGACTTGTGTTCATCTTCTTCTACTATTGTATAATCTTCAATATCAACATTGGATTTCTTTACTTGCAGGAAATCATCCTCATCACTGTCATCATCATTGTGGAAGTTCAGTTTTGGAGCTTCTTTAATCAGTTTTTTCTTAACCTTCTTTTCTTTTTGGGGCTCCTTTTCAGCAGGGCTGGCATCTGACCCTTCATCCTCTTCAgctttttcctttaattttgatattacatcatcatcagctTCTTCCAATTCCTTCTTAGCTGCTTCACTCTTTTGATATCTTTGTAGGAATCTGATTCTAGGAGGTACTATCAAGCCTAAAGACCTGGCAAAAGCATCTGTGTCTAAAGCATGGACATTGAATATTTCTTTGTTCTTCATTAAATACACTGACTTCAAGTAGCTTACAAATGCTTTTTGGGCAGTTTGTTTCAGCTCTGTGTGATCTGAGAGCAGTGCCTCTATTTTTCTCTGAGGGGCAACAACTTTAGATGGGTCTACTGATATTTTATTGATGggaattttgtttttgtttaagtcTTCTATAATTTTTACCTCATTTGGGAGAAGCATTAGAAGACCCTCACCTTTACCAAGAACACCTCTAGCTGTGCGGCCAGCcctgtgtatgtatgtttgaaCATCCTCTGGACAGTCCATCTGTATCACCCAGTTGACTCGAGGAAAGTCAAGTCCTC
This region includes:
- the LOC134744839 gene encoding probable ATP-dependent RNA helicase DDX10 is translated as MKQQNNSQKKGERKKKFQLYKPRRKKNVEEDAAIQYLKAQYDKIVPDEIKTFKDLPLSQKTLKGLKDNNYTTPTEIQRQAIGYALQGKDILGAAKTGSGKTLAFLIPILENLFCNKWTRMDGVGALVISPTRELAYQIFQTLRKIGQLHDFSAGLIIGGQNLKFERKRMDQVNILICTPGRLLQHMDENPLFDCSHLQILVLDEADRCLDMGFEATMNAIIENLPAERQTLLFSATQTKSVKDLARLSLKFPTYVAPHEQAETTTPEALQQSYIVCEIDEKLGILWSFIKNHLKQKVIVFMATCKQVKYTYELFCKLRPGTSLLALYGTLHQEKRERIYTEFCRKSNVVLFATDLASRGLDFPRVNWVIQMDCPEDVQTYIHRAGRTARGVLGKGEGLLMLLPNEVKIIEDLNKNKIPINKISVDPSKVVAPQRKIEALLSDHTELKQTAQKAFVSYLKSVYLMKNKEIFNVHALDTDAFARSLGLIVPPRIRFLQRYQKSEAAKKELEEADDDVISKLKEKAEEDEGSDASPAEKEPQKEKKVKKKLIKEAPKLNFHNDDDSDEDDFLQVKKSNVDIEDYTIVEEDEHKSKNKSKPLTKAAIAKKLLKKKIKVNTKVKFTEEGEALDDEKKDVKSELAKKFVNENVGGIDIEMAKEVLKEEDKFDKIRFREKVKAKHKEQKRKLKNKRKEEEGEKDDFGSDEESDGPDLSWLPDPDKVYTKKYGDSSGDKQNSGEDDRIGSDNEQSEPESEEEKYHRPLKRKLIESKGIPQASVAPRKAARLTDVAAALSVQEAEALAMQLLKGK